In Homalodisca vitripennis isolate AUS2020 unplaced genomic scaffold, UT_GWSS_2.1 ScUCBcl_11388;HRSCAF=20631, whole genome shotgun sequence, one DNA window encodes the following:
- the LOC124374934 gene encoding LOW QUALITY PROTEIN: COP9 signalosome complex subunit 5-like (The sequence of the model RefSeq protein was modified relative to this genomic sequence to represent the inferred CDS: deleted 3 bases in 3 codons): WDKDPHFFKDIKISALALLKMVMHARSGGTLEVMGLLLGKVDANTMLVMDSFALPVEGTETRVNAQAQANEYMTAYIEAAQAGLYHH; encoded by the exons CCCTCACTTCTTCAAGGACATT AAGATCTCTGCTCTGGCTCTGCTTAAGATGGTGATGCATGCAAGA TCTGGGGGCACGCTGGAGGTGATGGGGCTTCTACTGGGGAAAGTGGATGCCAACACTATGCTGGTTATGGATAGTTTTGCTCTGCCTGTTGAAGGCACTGAGACGCGTGTGAATGCACAAGCACAAGCG AACGAGTACATGACTGCGTACATCGAGGCTGCCCAAGCAGGTCTGTATCATCATTAA